From a region of the Halobacteriovorax sp. HLS genome:
- the nrdG gene encoding anaerobic ribonucleoside-triphosphate reductase activating protein codes for MNFLAVDITFQEVPNQVSLVISFTGCPVRCKGCHTKEMWNARNGVEFTNATFLNLMKKYRGLISCVCFFGGEWDEARLLELLIIAKNHNLLRCLYTGDEAVSKEILSELEYLKTGPWIQELGGLESPLTNQKFINTRTGELMNEHFQKHTHLHMRGSHVETHGRTN; via the coding sequence ATGAATTTTCTTGCCGTAGATATTACTTTTCAAGAAGTACCTAATCAGGTCTCTCTTGTTATTTCATTTACGGGGTGTCCGGTAAGATGTAAGGGATGTCATACCAAGGAAATGTGGAATGCTCGAAATGGAGTTGAATTCACAAATGCTACCTTTTTAAATTTGATGAAAAAGTATAGAGGTCTAATTTCATGTGTCTGTTTCTTTGGTGGCGAGTGGGACGAGGCACGTTTATTGGAATTGTTGATTATCGCAAAAAATCATAATCTCCTAAGATGTTTATACACGGGAGATGAAGCCGTTTCAAAAGAAATTTTAAGTGAGCTAGAGTATCTTAAAACAGGTCCATGGATCCAAGAGCTAGGTGGACTTGAGTCACCACTAACTAATCAAAAATTTATTAATACGAGAACTGGAGAGCTTATGAATGAGCATTTCCAAAAACACACACATTTACATATGAGAGGTAGTCATGTTGAAACTCACGGAAGAACAAATTGA